In Chryseobacterium camelliae, one DNA window encodes the following:
- a CDS encoding IS3 family transposase, with amino-acid sequence MIKQIYHRHKGRFGYRRITLVMKEKGIIINHKTVMKLMKVLGLKSIIRVRKYQSYRGEQGSIAPNVLERNFQADRPNSKWATDVTEFNVSGNKLYLSPIIDLYNGEIISYDLSERPVFAQVVNMLKKGLRKIRNTENLILHSDQGWQYQMKAYQILLKEKGIIQSMSRKGNCLDNAVIENFFGTLKSEMFYTKKFGTIDELKKEIKEYINYYNHDRIRLNLKGKSPVMYRTLSSNNIV; translated from the coding sequence TTGATAAAACAGATCTATCACAGGCACAAAGGGCGGTTCGGATATCGTCGCATCACTTTGGTAATGAAAGAAAAAGGAATTATCATCAATCACAAGACAGTCATGAAACTAATGAAAGTTCTGGGACTCAAAAGTATCATAAGGGTCAGGAAATACCAGTCCTATAGAGGCGAACAAGGCAGTATAGCGCCGAATGTTTTGGAGAGAAACTTCCAGGCAGACCGCCCGAACAGCAAATGGGCAACTGATGTGACGGAGTTCAATGTCTCTGGAAATAAACTGTACCTGTCCCCGATAATTGACCTTTATAACGGAGAGATCATCAGTTACGATCTTTCAGAAAGGCCAGTCTTTGCACAAGTGGTGAATATGCTCAAAAAGGGGCTTAGGAAAATCAGAAATACGGAAAATCTCATTCTCCATTCGGACCAGGGCTGGCAATATCAGATGAAAGCCTATCAGATACTTTTGAAAGAAAAAGGAATCATCCAAAGTATGTCCAGAAAAGGAAACTGCCTGGACAATGCCGTGATAGAGAATTTCTTCGGGACGTTAAAATCTGAGATGTTCTACACCAAGAAGTTTGGAACAATTGATGAACTTAAAAAAGAAATAAAAGAATACATTAATTACTACAACCACGACAGGATAAGACTCAATCTAAAAGGAAAGAGCCCGGTAATGTACCGAACTCTTTCATCTAATAATATTGTTTAA
- a CDS encoding helix-turn-helix domain-containing protein: MECIELHKNSYRSIESIATEKGFNESNLRKWIGFYNKYGISGLEPRKNKSYSAWFKLKVLKAINTEFISQREACVRFDIPAQSTVLNWQRDYEKSGILGLENKPTGRPKKMSDYKRKKRKSDKPLTREEELLLENERLRAENDFLKKLDALTLKKNKQRPSKN; this comes from the coding sequence TTGGAATGTATCGAACTTCACAAAAATTCTTATCGTTCGATTGAATCTATAGCAACAGAAAAAGGATTTAACGAGAGTAATCTTCGCAAGTGGATCGGCTTTTATAACAAGTACGGAATATCGGGATTAGAGCCGAGAAAAAACAAAAGCTATTCCGCATGGTTCAAGCTTAAAGTGTTGAAAGCCATCAATACGGAGTTCATCTCACAAAGAGAAGCTTGTGTCAGGTTTGATATCCCTGCCCAGTCTACCGTCTTGAATTGGCAGCGTGATTACGAGAAAAGTGGTATTTTAGGTTTGGAAAACAAACCTACAGGAAGACCAAAAAAAATGAGTGATTACAAACGTAAGAAAAGGAAGTCCGACAAGCCATTGACAAGGGAAGAAGAACTTTTATTGGAGAACGAAAGGCTGCGTGCCGAGAACGATTTTCTAAAAAAGCTAGACGCCTTAACTCTCAAAAAGAACAAGCAGAGGCCATCGAAGAATTAA
- a CDS encoding S8 family peptidase, with amino-acid sequence MKKYLLTAAALMAVLVQAQDKNTILKQDFAKQNQENNRKFDAYVAKKYGNDKSPELLQSLEEKRSNLAGFTPDGKPFFYKTQDLRQVKNANADLINTAGGVTGLTNAYNGEGIKYTIFDGGRVYAAHTAFNNIPGRITNKEASSQIYSSHSTSVAGFIGAKSFTVSGTVGGTPVSGDIKGVASSSTMDSYRFATTTLPGNTAPSTVFDKILTAQPAISNHSYGSNLGWDITTVNGANALVWNGAFSSPSTSYDLQGTYFTNDQNYDNIVYQNPYYVIVKSAGNSYGMGPDYPNAGSLPKYYEDDNGNDVQFTSTDVLPQSNCAQGFDCIGPGSLAKNIIVVGATDVISTNNYRYTSQYDVVHSDYSSAGPRDDGAIKPDIATTGTNVFSPATAENTTGSNTYDYGSGTSYSAPVVTGVIGLWMQISKDLFSGQSLNAASAKTLMVHSASEAGNIGPDPWFGWGYINAKKGAEILVGKANNTVIFKDETLTSGTVNAKNIIASGSEPIKATISWIDPEYVVPSNLTWQTAYNNRISRLVNDLDVRIIDTTTNTVYYPWKLDANNPMTPATKADNKVDNVEQVVIDNPVAGRKYRIEITNKGTLVNNSGAAAPQNYSVIVTGYSQLLGTNDTGSVKDGIAIAPSVTHDVVNILKAPEKSVFNVYDTSGKKLQSGSIRNSKEPVDLSSYPKGIYIIEIKTEQGTVSKKVIKE; translated from the coding sequence ATGAAAAAATACCTACTAACGGCAGCCGCACTAATGGCTGTATTGGTCCAAGCACAGGATAAGAATACAATCCTTAAGCAAGATTTTGCAAAGCAGAATCAGGAAAATAACCGGAAATTTGATGCTTACGTGGCTAAAAAGTATGGGAATGACAAATCTCCGGAGCTGCTACAGTCTTTAGAAGAAAAAAGAAGCAATCTGGCAGGATTTACACCCGATGGAAAGCCTTTCTTTTATAAAACCCAGGATCTCCGGCAGGTAAAAAATGCCAACGCAGACCTTATCAATACAGCAGGAGGCGTAACCGGCCTTACCAATGCCTATAATGGTGAAGGCATAAAGTATACTATTTTTGATGGCGGCAGGGTTTATGCAGCTCATACTGCATTTAACAATATTCCCGGAAGAATTACGAACAAAGAAGCTTCCTCCCAGATTTACAGTTCGCACTCTACCAGCGTAGCCGGATTTATCGGTGCCAAAAGTTTTACGGTCAGTGGTACTGTTGGTGGCACACCTGTTTCAGGTGACATCAAGGGAGTTGCTTCCTCATCTACTATGGATTCTTACCGTTTTGCCACCACCACTTTACCTGGAAACACAGCTCCAAGCACAGTATTTGATAAAATCCTGACTGCACAGCCTGCTATTTCCAACCATTCATACGGAAGCAATCTGGGTTGGGATATAACAACGGTTAATGGAGCAAATGCATTAGTATGGAACGGTGCTTTCAGCAGCCCTTCAACATCCTATGACCTTCAGGGAACTTATTTTACTAATGATCAAAACTATGATAATATTGTTTATCAGAATCCTTATTATGTTATCGTGAAATCTGCCGGGAATTCATATGGTATGGGACCGGATTATCCTAACGCGGGTTCACTTCCTAAATATTATGAGGATGATAATGGAAACGACGTGCAATTTACATCCACTGATGTACTGCCACAGTCTAACTGCGCACAAGGCTTCGATTGCATTGGGCCTGGTTCACTGGCTAAAAACATTATTGTTGTAGGAGCTACGGATGTGATCTCTACCAATAACTATCGGTATACCTCTCAATATGATGTGGTACATTCAGATTACAGCAGTGCAGGGCCAAGGGATGACGGTGCTATAAAACCGGATATTGCTACTACCGGTACCAATGTATTCTCTCCGGCAACGGCAGAAAATACTACAGGAAGTAATACATATGATTATGGCAGCGGGACCTCATATTCTGCACCGGTAGTGACAGGGGTTATCGGGCTCTGGATGCAGATCAGCAAAGATCTTTTCTCCGGCCAGTCGCTCAATGCCGCCAGTGCCAAGACCCTGATGGTGCATTCTGCTTCCGAAGCAGGTAATATAGGCCCTGATCCATGGTTCGGATGGGGATACATTAATGCCAAAAAAGGTGCTGAAATCCTGGTAGGAAAAGCAAACAATACCGTTATTTTCAAGGATGAAACCTTAACCAGCGGTACGGTCAATGCTAAAAATATCATTGCATCAGGCAGCGAACCGATTAAAGCTACCATTTCATGGATTGATCCTGAGTATGTTGTTCCATCTAACCTAACCTGGCAGACTGCCTATAATAATAGGATTTCAAGGCTTGTCAATGATCTTGACGTAAGGATCATCGATACGACAACCAATACCGTGTATTACCCATGGAAGCTGGATGCCAACAACCCGATGACTCCTGCCACCAAAGCAGACAATAAAGTCGACAATGTAGAACAGGTAGTTATCGACAACCCGGTAGCCGGAAGGAAATACAGGATAGAGATTACCAACAAAGGTACTTTGGTGAACAATTCAGGAGCTGCAGCACCACAAAACTATTCTGTTATCGTAACGGGATACAGCCAGTTGCTGGGAACAAACGACACCGGCTCGGTAAAAGATGGCATAGCTATAGCCCCATCCGTCACCCATGATGTGGTTAATATTTTAAAAGCACCTGAAAAATCCGTATTCAATGTATATGACACATCAGGTAAAAAGCTACAGAGTGGAAGCATCCGTAACAGCAAGGAGCCAGTTGACCTGTCATCCTATCCTAAAGGTATTTACATCATTGAAATAAAGACAGAGCAGGGCACTGTTTCAAAGAAAGTGATCAAAGAATAG
- a CDS encoding alkaline phosphatase: protein MNRRKFLQSSALFSGAFALSPLELAAIPRPQASLRSPEKARNIIFMISDGMSLGTLTMSDLYSRNILGKTSHWISLYEDRKVSRALMSTASASSIVTDSAAASSAFGGGIRVKNGVLNTGPNGEKYLPIWQQFKENGKKAGCVTTVTITHATPAGFCVNSEKRNAEPAIAEMYAELGMDVMMGGGDEFFNPEKREDRKDLYSVYRQKGYQVIQDASGLENLNRNQKTLGVFSTGALPYSIDRANMNELKNTPTLADMTKAAISQMKDHPQGFVLQVEGGKVDWSAHANDVAALIHDQLAFDEAVKTVIDFAERDGNTLVIITTDHGNANPGTIYGPDATQNFNSIADYKYTNEYLLNKIHADFNLQQVKDWIYEGNSIRLTDDEARQILGFYTGIEKEDGLYNYKKLPFKLYSEIQKKHNSVGWISMDHSGDYVEVAAYGPGSQLLKPFVKNTELHDLMLHAAQIPQKQKKIS, encoded by the coding sequence ATGAATCGAAGAAAATTCTTACAAAGTTCTGCATTATTTTCAGGAGCATTTGCATTAAGCCCTCTGGAGCTTGCAGCTATTCCAAGACCCCAGGCTTCATTAAGAAGTCCTGAAAAGGCAAGGAATATCATTTTTATGATCAGTGATGGCATGAGCCTGGGTACTTTAACCATGTCTGATCTTTATTCCAGGAATATTTTAGGGAAGACCAGTCATTGGATCAGCTTATATGAAGATAGAAAAGTATCCAGAGCACTGATGAGTACCGCTTCAGCCAGTTCCATTGTTACAGACTCGGCAGCAGCGAGTTCGGCTTTCGGTGGTGGTATAAGGGTAAAAAACGGAGTCTTAAATACAGGACCCAATGGTGAAAAGTATTTACCGATATGGCAGCAATTCAAAGAGAATGGTAAAAAAGCAGGTTGTGTGACTACGGTTACCATTACCCATGCTACTCCCGCAGGGTTTTGCGTTAATTCAGAAAAAAGGAATGCAGAACCCGCAATAGCAGAAATGTATGCAGAACTAGGGATGGATGTAATGATGGGTGGCGGGGATGAATTTTTCAATCCTGAAAAAAGAGAAGACCGAAAAGATCTCTATTCTGTCTACAGACAAAAAGGTTATCAGGTGATCCAGGATGCATCGGGCCTCGAAAACTTGAATCGGAATCAGAAAACACTTGGCGTTTTTTCTACCGGAGCGCTTCCCTATAGCATAGACCGGGCAAATATGAATGAATTAAAAAATACGCCTACCCTGGCAGATATGACGAAGGCAGCGATCAGTCAGATGAAGGATCACCCTCAGGGGTTTGTGCTACAAGTAGAAGGCGGAAAGGTAGACTGGTCAGCCCATGCGAATGATGTGGCAGCCCTTATCCATGATCAGCTGGCTTTTGATGAGGCTGTAAAAACAGTCATAGATTTTGCTGAGCGTGATGGAAATACTCTGGTCATTATCACAACAGATCACGGGAACGCAAACCCGGGAACCATTTACGGGCCGGATGCCACACAGAACTTTAATAGTATTGCTGATTATAAATATACCAATGAATATCTTTTGAATAAGATCCATGCGGACTTCAATCTGCAGCAGGTTAAAGACTGGATTTACGAAGGTAACAGCATCAGGCTGACTGATGATGAGGCACGGCAGATTCTTGGATTTTATACCGGGATTGAAAAGGAAGACGGGCTGTACAATTATAAGAAACTTCCTTTTAAATTGTATTCTGAAATCCAGAAAAAACATAATTCAGTGGGCTGGATCAGTATGGATCACTCCGGGGATTATGTTGAAGTAGCAGCGTATGGTCCAGGCAGTCAACTGCTGAAGCCTTTTGTAAAAAATACGGAGCTCCATGATCTGATGCTGCATGCTGCTCAGATCCCTCAAAAACAGAAAAAAATATCTTAA
- a CDS encoding MerC domain-containing protein, translating to MKNKILDAVGISAAVLCLIHCIIFPLLMVIPLGISHNPYIDLFFLLTGTVVVLRIIRRIHNKKLKALFWLSLLLIAVSVFIDLIFEIHVPLIYVGAAGLITAHIINFRSHQH from the coding sequence ATGAAAAACAAGATTCTGGATGCGGTAGGAATATCTGCTGCTGTTCTATGCTTAATTCACTGCATTATTTTTCCTCTACTGATGGTCATTCCTTTAGGAATATCTCATAATCCTTATATCGACCTGTTTTTTCTACTTACAGGAACGGTGGTTGTTTTACGGATCATAAGAAGAATCCATAATAAAAAGCTGAAAGCACTTTTCTGGTTATCACTGCTGCTGATTGCAGTTTCGGTATTCATAGATCTCATTTTTGAAATACATGTTCCACTGATTTATGTTGGTGCTGCAGGCCTGATCACGGCTCATATTATTAATTTCAGGTCTCATCAACATTGA
- a CDS encoding Fur family transcriptional regulator has translation MKQVRNTQAKTEILNLINHSDIALSHSDIQQKVGDLCNRVTIYRVLERLEKEGQIHKVTNIDGVINFARCSETCSEKHHEHNHLHFNCEICHSVTCIENVIPAISLPENYIAKEYNFVISGICPKCS, from the coding sequence ATGAAACAGGTAAGGAATACTCAGGCAAAAACAGAAATACTTAATCTTATTAATCATTCTGACATAGCGCTCTCACATTCGGATATTCAGCAGAAGGTGGGGGACCTCTGTAATCGTGTCACTATTTACAGAGTGCTTGAACGTCTTGAAAAAGAGGGGCAGATTCATAAAGTGACCAATATTGACGGTGTGATCAATTTTGCACGATGCAGCGAAACCTGTTCTGAAAAGCACCATGAACATAACCATCTTCACTTTAATTGTGAAATATGCCATTCGGTAACCTGTATAGAAAATGTTATTCCTGCTATAAGCCTCCCGGAAAATTATATTGCGAAAGAGTACAATTTTGTCATAAGCGGCATTTGTCCAAAGTGCTCGTGA